The Fuscovulum sp. sequence CCACCAGCCGATCGCCCCCTGCAGGCCCCCCAGCGCTCCCAGCAGCAAAAGCCGCCCGGTCCACCCGGCAGGGATGTTCCGAGTCACCAGAAACCCGGCAAAACCCAGGAACCAAACCAGCCCGATCAGGCGGCCCAGTTGCCGATGGCCCCATTCCCACCAGTAGATGACCTTGAATTCCTCAAGGCTCATCCCCTTGTTCTGCAACTGATATTCCGGGATGGCGCGATACTTGTCGAACTCCGATTGCCAGGTTGCCGCATCCAGCGGCGGAATCGCCCCCGTCAAAGGACGCCATTCCGTGATCGAAAGCCCCGAATCCGTCAGCCGCGTCATGCCGCCCACAGCGATCATCGTGGCAACCAGCAAAAACAGCGCCACAAGCCACAGCCGGATGCCGCGCCGCGCGCCCTGCGCCTTGGCGGCGATCATGCCCCCCTGCGGCGGCGGAGCCGACTTCACCCCCTGCCCCACCTCTTCAAAGATGCTGCGCTTGCCTGCCATCGCCGTCTCCTTCGTTCCGGCGCGGAGGGTATGCCCAGCCCCCGTCCCCTTCAAGGGGCTGCGGCGAAGAGTGCCGCCCGCATCACGCCCGTGATGCCCATCTTCCCTGGCAAGCCAGCTTCATCTTGGCCCAAATACCCTGGGGTCCGGGGGGAACCCCCGGTCCGACGCTTACCAAGGCAAGCCTCACTCCCCCTGCTGGCGCAGCTTATAGGCGATTTGCCGCAGCATCCCGTGGAAGGTCTGCACCTCGGCCCGCGTCAACCCCAGCCGCGCGAACATGTTGCGCAGGTTCAGCTTCATATGCGGGGCTTTGTCCGGCGGATAGAAGAACCCGGCCAGTTCCAGCCGCTCCTCGAAATGGTCCGACAGCCGCTCCACTTCCAGCCGGCTCGCAAACTCCGTCCGCGCCAGCCCCATAATCTCAGGTTCCACCACTTCGGTCTGGCGCCGCCATTCATAGCCCAGCAGCAGCGCACATTGCGCCAGGTTCAGCGACGGAAACTCCGGGTTCACCGGCACCGTGACGATGGCATTGGCCAGCGCCACATCCTCATTCTCCAGCCCCGCCCGCTCTGGCCCCAGCAGGATGCCCACCCGCTTGCCGCTCGCCACCATCGCCCGCGTCATCTCCATCGCGCGTTCGGGCGTGACCACAGGCTTCACCAATTCGCGTGGCCGCGCTGTCGTGGCAAAGACGAAATCGCAATCCGCAATCGCCCCCGGCACATCGGCAAACACCCCCGCCATATCCAGCACCCGCCCTGCCCCCGATGCCATCGCCACTGCCTTCGGGTTGGGCCAGCCATCGCGCGGATCCACGATCCGCATCCGCTCCAGCCCGAAATTCAGCATCGCCCGCGCGGCGGCACCGATATTCTCACCCATCTGCGGGCGCACAAGAATGAAACAGGGCGGGATCATCTCGGTCACGGGCTCTGGCCTCTCCGGCTGGGACATATCCGCGCCAGATACGCGCGCCCCCGCCCCACGGCAAGGCTGCTGCGCCATGGCCTTCGCCGGAAAACTGCGCTAATCAGCCCCAAACACCCCGGAGCGCCCCGCATGGCCGACCAAGACCGCCCGCAGATCTACCTCATCACCCCGCCCGAGCTGGACCTTGACGCCTGGCCCGATCAGCTGGCCGCCGTGCTCGACGGGGCGGAAATCGCCTGCCTGCGCATCGCGCTGGCCACAAGCGACGAAGACCGCATCCTGCGTGCGGGCGATGCCATCCGGCAGGTCGCCCATGCCCGCGACGTCGCCGTGGTGATCGAACGCCACATCCTGCTGGCCGAACGGCTGGGCCTTGATGGCGTCCACCTCACCGATGGCGCGCGCTCCGTCCGCAAGGTGCGCAAGGACATGCCAGATGCCATAATCGGCGCCCATTGCGGCACCACCCGCCATGAAGGCCTGACAGCCGGTGAAAACGGCGCCGATTACGTCTGCTTCGGCCCCATCGGCGCAACGCCCCTGGGTGATGGCAGCCGCGCCGAGTTCGACCTGTTCGAATGGTGGTCGGAAATCATCGAAGTGCCGGTCGTGGCCGAAGGCGCGCTCACCGCCGAACTGGTGGAAAAATTCGGCCCCGTCACCGATTTCTTCGCCATCGGCGAAGAGATCTGGTCGCAGGAAAACCCCAGCGCCGCGCTCAAGGCCCTGCTCGCCCCCTTGGGCTAAAGGCCCGCCATCCCCGCCCGCACCGCCGCCTCGCAATGCGCCGCCAGCGCCTTGCGGTCGGGAAAGGCATCCACCGGGACGGGGTCGTGAAAGATCACCTCCACCCGCCCCTGCCGCGCCTGCGCCAGCACCATCAACAGATGGCCCGAAAACTCCATATCCCCCCACCAGCCATAGAACCGCGCATCCACCCCCTCCGGCGCGCGATAGGCCAGTGTCACGGGCTGCACCCACATCACCTGCTCCATCCCATGGGTGTAGAAGGCCGCGAACAGCGTGGATTTGAACGGCAGCACCCGGATCGCATCGGTGCTGGTGCCTTCGGGAAAGAACATCAGATGATGGCCTGCGCGCAGCCGGTCCTCGAACATCTGCTGCTGACGCTTGGCCTCTGCCCCCTTGCGCGCAATGAACACCGTCCCTGTCGCCCGCGCCAGCCAGCCGATGGCGGCCCAATGCTCCACCTCGGACTTGGCCACGAAA is a genomic window containing:
- a CDS encoding thiamine phosphate synthase — encoded protein: MADQDRPQIYLITPPELDLDAWPDQLAAVLDGAEIACLRIALATSDEDRILRAGDAIRQVAHARDVAVVIERHILLAERLGLDGVHLTDGARSVRKVRKDMPDAIIGAHCGTTRHEGLTAGENGADYVCFGPIGATPLGDGSRAEFDLFEWWSEIIEVPVVAEGALTAELVEKFGPVTDFFAIGEEIWSQENPSAALKALLAPLG
- a CDS encoding lysophospholipid acyltransferase family protein, whose amino-acid sequence is MVVPPITLAGWLRVVLRGLALGAVTYGCLVLLLLLRLVERPLFGMQRPWTPWITQFVCRMAFVILRMPLIVQGQVMRQRGAVVANHASWLDIFALNAAQRGYFVAKSEVEHWAAIGWLARATGTVFIARKGAEAKRQQQMFEDRLRAGHHLMFFPEGTSTDAIRVLPFKSTLFAAFYTHGMEQVMWVQPVTLAYRAPEGVDARFYGWWGDMEFSGHLLMVLAQARQGRVEVIFHDPVPVDAFPDRKALAAHCEAAVRAGMAGL
- a CDS encoding RNA methyltransferase, which gives rise to MIPPCFILVRPQMGENIGAAARAMLNFGLERMRIVDPRDGWPNPKAVAMASGAGRVLDMAGVFADVPGAIADCDFVFATTARPRELVKPVVTPERAMEMTRAMVASGKRVGILLGPERAGLENEDVALANAIVTVPVNPEFPSLNLAQCALLLGYEWRRQTEVVEPEIMGLARTEFASRLEVERLSDHFEERLELAGFFYPPDKAPHMKLNLRNMFARLGLTRAEVQTFHGMLRQIAYKLRQQGE